A single Anopheles arabiensis isolate DONGOLA chromosome 2, AaraD3, whole genome shotgun sequence DNA region contains:
- the LOC120897792 gene encoding CLIP-associating protein isoform X9 produces MAYQKPIDIDGYVTQMAKADMRVKAQLAEDLVLYLSDSENSIECTDLGLLIDGLIPWMTGSHHKIAQRALEAFTELIVRLGQDFNAYTSTILPHVIDRLGDSRDTVREKAQLLLHKLMECRVVVPQSLLDKLSVCFKHKNAKVREEFLQTIVSTLNEYGTQSLSVKMYIPPIVSLLGDPAPTVRDAAIQTLVEIYKHVGDKLRVDLKKREVPPTKMAILEQKFDETRNDGLLLPSALQAAPSAAGGGGHDELDRAAVVERPTRLVKRTPSATPRKPLFETQTAGSGDLLLAAGAVSAEVFEASFENVPQLTIFSQRDMDEHMKSINTLIGDNRVDWEKRVEALKKIRSLLMINVQGSPAFVQQLKDLSIAFLDILKELRSQVIREACITLAYMSKVLRNRLDQFTIYILQELINLIQNSAKVISSAGTIALKYVIRYTHAPKIIPILTQNLMLSKSKDIRSSLSEMLGLLFEEWPTKTLEKHNSLLREALRKGMADADNDARRHSRCAFWSFRRHFPDLADNLYGSLDISTQRALERERDNLGTNGTNSMSVSLRGSNSSLNSVSGGVITTSRSTSPSSKLRDMYSGVTSIYRQTGTVPKKAQSGIPRSLANSRETSPTRSHTQFGSLRRTAYGTSSPRRPPLNPGRPVLAQKILQQSREAENALADALSPGDEHDMPCSDFARLALHRKISRDESDESEASSVCSERSYDSYRRGNDSFSWNGSRTRLDSSRQVIDDIDTIIQFCASSHWSERKDGLINLTQYLSEGKMLTQQQLQCVLDLFRKMFMDPHIKVYALFLDTVNELILSHSNDLQDWLFILLTRLFNKLGTDLLGSMHGKIWKTLQLIYEYFPADLQLQCVFRILVDNAQTPNVKTRQATLKFLSQLATSYCTASQFVVHPQNQQVVNLAIQKIIQTSLDQKSIELKSQARMCIVALYNCNPSQMTMALANLPKQYQDTAKIYIQQNMRRSTSGNDSPSSPLSSSSPKPLLSPQQGPYSLQNIASPRSRQASVEAAAESMNTEEVYKNLRKTTAEIQNYSFESKLDRDANSKDSGISQMGETHMMQSMTVLDGVGGHGVYGLASNGMNGHIGGGLGGLEKDDSCNGSKTQSATTTESNTPENTVRLDGMDLAHKTIAQQQQMLQQQRHQSYSRAENGELILDKGVKENDVIKAAIVLTLQSAPETTKQVLENLQICIKHGSCDLPIKNFKAIMKMLLHLMESQNNDVLIASLHTLGRIVRSTEMKACWSNFLELILLKIIDCYKISKEVSREIDIIVVKIAGILPLDISVNILNPVIATGEFPANLCALKILTELTQKQGKDLTDNHLDCIMPNVARLADDSQSMVRKAAVFCIVKLYIVMGEEKVKPKFSLLNASKIRLLNVYIAKSMGSGSSSSSKGGSSTTAMS; encoded by the exons ATCGCACAGCGCGCCCTGGAAGCGTTTACCGAGCTGATCGTTCGCCTCGGCCAAGACTTTAACGCGTACACCTCGACCATCCTGCCGCATGTGATCGATCGGCTCGGCGACAGTCGCGACACGGTACGGGAGAAGGCACAGCTCCTGCTGCACAAGCTGATGGAGTGCCGTGTCGTGGTGCCCCAGTCGCTGCTGGACAAGCTGAGCGTCTGCTTCAAGCACAAAAATGCGAAGGTGCGCGAAGAGTTCCTCCAGACGATCGTCAGCACGCTGAACGAGTACGGCACACAGTCGCTGTCGGTGAAGATGTACATCCCACCGATCGTCAGCCTGCTCGGCGATCCGGCGCCGACGGTGCGCGACGCCGCGATCCAGACGCTGGTCGAGATCTACAAGCACGTCGGCGACAAGCTGCGCGTCGATCTGAAGAAGCGCGAAGTGCCGCCGACCAAGATGGCCATCCTCGAGCAGAAGTTTGACGAGACGCGCAACgatgggctgctgctgccgtcggcACTGCAGGCAGCCCCGAGCGCCGCCGGCGGCGGTGGACACGACGAGCTGGACCGGGCCGCGGTCGTCGAGCGGCCAACGCGGCTGGTGAAGCGCACACCGTCGGCCACGCCGCGCAAGCCGCTGTTCGAGACGCAGACGGCCGGCTCGGGTGATCTGCTGCTAGCGGCGGGCGCCGTCTCGGCCGAGGTGTTCGAGGCGTCGTTCGAGAACGTGCCGCAGCTGACGATCTTCTCGCAGCGCGACATGGACGAGCACATGAAGTCGATCAACACGCTGATCGGCGACAACCGGGTGGACTGGGAGAAGCGGGTGGAGGCGCTGAAAAAGATCCGCTCGCTGCTGATGATCAACGTGCAGGGCTCGCCGGCCTTCGTGCAGCAGCTGAAGGACCTGTCGATCGCGTTCCTCGACATCCTGAAGGAGCTGCGCTCGCAGGTGATCCGCGAGGCGTGCATTACGCTCGCGTACATGAGCAAGGTGCTGCGCAATCGGCTGGACCAGTTCACCATCTACATATTGCAGGAGCTGATCAATCTGATCCAAAACTCGGCCAAAGTTATCTCGTCCGCGGGCACGATTGCGCTCAAGTACGTGATACGCTACACGCACGCGCCGAAAATCATTCCGATCCTGACGCAGAATCTCATGCTCTCGAAATCGAAAGACATCCGCAGCTCGCTGAGCGAGATGCTCGGCCTACTGTTCGAGGAGTGGCCGACCAAAACGCTCGAAAAGCACAACAGTCTGCTGCGCGAAGCGCTTCGGAAGGGAATGGCCGATGCGGACAACGATGCGCGGCGACACAGCCGATG TGCGTTCTGGAGCTTTCGGCGCCACTTCCCGGACCTGGCGGACAACCTGTACGGGTCGCTGGACATTTCGACGCAGCGCGCCCTGGAGCGCGAGCGGGACAATCTCGGAACAAACGGTACCAACTCCATGAGTGTTAGTCTACGTGGCAGCAACAGTAGCTTGAATTCTGTCTCTGGTGGGGTGATAA CAACATCCAGAAGTACGTCACCTTCGAGCAAGCTGCGTGACATGTACAGCGGCGTAACGTCCATCTATCGACAAACGGGCACGGTGCCGAAAAAGGCTCAGTCCGGCATTCCGCGCTCGCTGGCAAACTCTCGCGAAACTAGCCCAACCAGATCGCATACACAGTTCGGTTCGCTTCGTCGCACTGCCTATGGTACTAGCAGCCCCCGACGTCCACCGCTGAACCCGGGCCGGCCAGTGCTGGCACAGAAAATCCTGCAGCAGAGCCGCGAGGCGGAGAATGCGCTGGCCGACGCACTGTCGCCCGGGGACGAACACGATATGCCTTGCAGTGACTTTGCCCGGTTGGCTCTGCACCGGAAGATCTCGCGCGATGAGTCCGATGAAAGTGAAGCCTCCTCGGTGTGCTCCGAGCGCAGCTATGACAGTTATCGACGGGGCAATGAT TCTTTCTCGTGGAACGGTTCGCGCACGCGGTTAGACAGCTCACGACAAGTGATCGACGATATCGATACGATCATCCAGTTCTGCGCCTCGTCGCACTGGTCCGAGCGTAAGGACGGGCTGATCAATTTGACGCAATACCTCAGCGAAGGCAAGATGctgacgcagcagcagctccagtgcGTGCTGGACCTGTTCCGCAAGATGTTCATGGATCCGCACATCAAGGTGTACGCCCTGTTCCTGGACACCGTCAACGAGCTGATTCTGTCGCATTCGAACGATCTGCAGGACTGGCTGTTTATCTTGTTGACCCGTCTGTTCAACAAGCTCGGCACCGACCTGCTCGGTTCGATGCATGGCAAGATCTGGAAAACGCTTCAGCTCATCTACGAGTACTTCCCTGCAGATCTGCAGCTCCAATGTGTCTTTCG AATATTAGTCGACAATGCGCAAACGCCGAACGTGAAGACACGCCAGGCGACGCTGAAATTTCTTTCCCAGTTGGCCACAAGCTACTGCACGGCTTCCCAGTTTGTCGTGCATCCGCAAAACCAGCAGGTGGTGAACCTCGCGATCCAGAAGATCATACAGACGTCGCTTGATCAGAAGAGCATCGAGCTAAAGTCGCAGGCGCGCATGTGCATCGTGGCACTTTACAATTGTAATCCTTCACAG ATGACTATGGCTTTAGCAAATCTTCCAAAACAGTACCAAGACACGGCGAAAATCTACATTCAACAGAACATGAGAAGAAGTACTTCAG GAAACGATAGTCCATCATCTCCACTGTCGTCTTCGAGCCCCAAACCATTGCTTAGTCCTCAGCAGGGGCCGTATAGTTTACAGAACATCGCTA gtcCTCGATCGCGACAGGCATCGGTTGAGGCAGCGGCGGAGTCGATGAACACAGAGGAAGTGTACAAGAACCTTCGCAAGACCACGGCCGAAATACAAAACTACAGCTTCGAGAGCAAGCTCGACCGTGATGCAAACAGTAAGGATTCTGGCATTAGCCAGATGGGCGAAACGCACATGATGCAATCGATGACAGTGCTGGACGGTGTCGGTGGCCACGGTGTGTACGGGCTGGCATCGAACGGCATGAACGGCCATATAGGGGGAGGACTAGGAGG GCTGGAAAAGGACGATTCATGCAACGGTTCCAAGACACAGTCAGCCACAACAACAGAGTCCAACACACCGGAAAACACCGTGCGGTTGGATGGCATGGATCTGGCCCACAAGACGAtagcacaacagcagcagatgcTTCAGCAGCAACGTCACCAAAGCTACAGCCGTGCCGAGAACGGTGAACTAATACTGGACA AGGGTGTGAAAGAGAACGATGTGATCAAGGCTGCGATCGTGCTGACACTCCAGTCGGCACCGGAGACCACGAAACAGGTGCTAGAGAACCTGCAAATCTGCATCAAGCATGGTTCCTGCGACCTACCCATCAAGAATTTTAA AGCAATCATGAAAATGTTGCTACATCTGATGGAATCGCAGAACAACGATGTGCTGATCGCATCGCTGCACACACTCGGCCGTATCGTACGCAGCACGGAGATGAAAGCTTGCTGGAGCAACTTCCTGGAGCTGattctattaaaaataatagacTGTTATAAAATTAGCAAAGAG GTGTCACGAGAGATTGACATAATAGTGGTGAAAATTGCGGGCATACTTCCGCTGGACATTTCCGTAAACATACTGAATCCGGTGATTGCGACCGGTGAATTTCCGGCGAATCTGTGCGCCCTTAAAATACTTACCGAGCTGACGCAAAAGCAGGGCAAGGATCTGACCGATAATCACCTAGATTGTATAATGCCAAATGTAGCTAGG CTCGCTGATGATAGTCAATCGATGGTACGGAAAGCGGCAGTGTTCTGTATCGTGAAGCTCTATATAGTGATGGGCGAAGAGAAAGTAAAACCAAAATTCTCCTTATTGAACGCGAGTAAGATAAG ATTACTAAATGTGTATATTGCAAAGTCGATGGGCagtggcagcagtagcagtagtaagGGTGGATCGTCGACGACAGCAATGTCATGA
- the LOC120897792 gene encoding CLIP-associating protein isoform X8, whose product MAYQKPIDIDGYVTQMAKADMRVKAQLAEDLVLYLSDSENSIECTDLGLLIDGLIPWMTGSHHKIAQRALEAFTELIVRLGQDFNAYTSTILPHVIDRLGDSRDTVREKAQLLLHKLMECRVVVPQSLLDKLSVCFKHKNAKVREEFLQTIVSTLNEYGTQSLSVKMYIPPIVSLLGDPAPTVRDAAIQTLVEIYKHVGDKLRVDLKKREVPPTKMAILEQKFDETRNDGLLLPSALQAAPSAAGGGGHDELDRAAVVERPTRLVKRTPSATPRKPLFETQTAGSGDLLLAAGAVSAEVFEASFENVPQLTIFSQRDMDEHMKSINTLIGDNRVDWEKRVEALKKIRSLLMINVQGSPAFVQQLKDLSIAFLDILKELRSQVIREACITLAYMSKVLRNRLDQFTIYILQELINLIQNSAKVISSAGTIALKYVIRYTHAPKIIPILTQNLMLSKSKDIRSSLSEMLGLLFEEWPTKTLEKHNSLLREALRKGMADADNDARRHSRCAFWSFRRHFPDLADNLYGSLDISTQRALERERDNLGTNGTNSMSVSLRGSNSSLNSVSGGVIKRRQSSGLRSPATAQPPARAKKTPSSASATSSSASNTATPQQPPTPERKIRSRAGVSQSQPTSRSTSPSSKLRDMYSGVTSIYRQTGTVPKKAQSGIPRSLANSRETSPTRSHTQFGSLRRTAYGTSSPRRPPLNPGRPVLAQKILQQSREAENALADALSPGDEHDMPCSDFARLALHRKISRDESDESEASSVCSERSYDSYRRGNDSFSWNGSRTRLDSSRQVIDDIDTIIQFCASSHWSERKDGLINLTQYLSEGKMLTQQQLQCVLDLFRKMFMDPHIKVYALFLDTVNELILSHSNDLQDWLFILLTRLFNKLGTDLLGSMHGKIWKTLQLIYEYFPADLQLQCVFRILVDNAQTPNVKTRQATLKFLSQLATSYCTASQFVVHPQNQQVVNLAIQKIIQTSLDQKSIELKSQARMCIVALYNCNPSQMTMALANLPKQYQDTAKIYIQQNMRRSTSGNDSPSSPLSSSSPKPLLSPQQGPYSLQNIASPRSRQASVEAAAESMNTEEVYKNLRKTTAEIQNYSFESKLDRDANSKDSGISQMGETHMMQSMTVLDGVGGHGVYGLASNGMNGHIGGGLGGLEKDDSCNGSKTQSATTTESNTPENTVRLDGMDLAHKTIAQQQQMLQQQRHQSYSRAENGELILDKGVKENDVIKAAIVLTLQSAPETTKQVLENLQICIKHGSCDLPIKNFKAIMKMLLHLMESQNNDVLIASLHTLGRIVRSTEMKACWSNFLELILLKIIDCYKISKEVSREIDIIVVKIAGILPLDISVNILNPVIATGEFPANLCALKILTELTQKQGKDLTDNHLDCIMPNVARLADDSQSMVRKAAVFCIVKLYIVMGEEKVKPKFSLLNASKIRLLNVYIAKSMGSGSSSSSKGGSSTTAMS is encoded by the exons ATCGCACAGCGCGCCCTGGAAGCGTTTACCGAGCTGATCGTTCGCCTCGGCCAAGACTTTAACGCGTACACCTCGACCATCCTGCCGCATGTGATCGATCGGCTCGGCGACAGTCGCGACACGGTACGGGAGAAGGCACAGCTCCTGCTGCACAAGCTGATGGAGTGCCGTGTCGTGGTGCCCCAGTCGCTGCTGGACAAGCTGAGCGTCTGCTTCAAGCACAAAAATGCGAAGGTGCGCGAAGAGTTCCTCCAGACGATCGTCAGCACGCTGAACGAGTACGGCACACAGTCGCTGTCGGTGAAGATGTACATCCCACCGATCGTCAGCCTGCTCGGCGATCCGGCGCCGACGGTGCGCGACGCCGCGATCCAGACGCTGGTCGAGATCTACAAGCACGTCGGCGACAAGCTGCGCGTCGATCTGAAGAAGCGCGAAGTGCCGCCGACCAAGATGGCCATCCTCGAGCAGAAGTTTGACGAGACGCGCAACgatgggctgctgctgccgtcggcACTGCAGGCAGCCCCGAGCGCCGCCGGCGGCGGTGGACACGACGAGCTGGACCGGGCCGCGGTCGTCGAGCGGCCAACGCGGCTGGTGAAGCGCACACCGTCGGCCACGCCGCGCAAGCCGCTGTTCGAGACGCAGACGGCCGGCTCGGGTGATCTGCTGCTAGCGGCGGGCGCCGTCTCGGCCGAGGTGTTCGAGGCGTCGTTCGAGAACGTGCCGCAGCTGACGATCTTCTCGCAGCGCGACATGGACGAGCACATGAAGTCGATCAACACGCTGATCGGCGACAACCGGGTGGACTGGGAGAAGCGGGTGGAGGCGCTGAAAAAGATCCGCTCGCTGCTGATGATCAACGTGCAGGGCTCGCCGGCCTTCGTGCAGCAGCTGAAGGACCTGTCGATCGCGTTCCTCGACATCCTGAAGGAGCTGCGCTCGCAGGTGATCCGCGAGGCGTGCATTACGCTCGCGTACATGAGCAAGGTGCTGCGCAATCGGCTGGACCAGTTCACCATCTACATATTGCAGGAGCTGATCAATCTGATCCAAAACTCGGCCAAAGTTATCTCGTCCGCGGGCACGATTGCGCTCAAGTACGTGATACGCTACACGCACGCGCCGAAAATCATTCCGATCCTGACGCAGAATCTCATGCTCTCGAAATCGAAAGACATCCGCAGCTCGCTGAGCGAGATGCTCGGCCTACTGTTCGAGGAGTGGCCGACCAAAACGCTCGAAAAGCACAACAGTCTGCTGCGCGAAGCGCTTCGGAAGGGAATGGCCGATGCGGACAACGATGCGCGGCGACACAGCCGATG TGCGTTCTGGAGCTTTCGGCGCCACTTCCCGGACCTGGCGGACAACCTGTACGGGTCGCTGGACATTTCGACGCAGCGCGCCCTGGAGCGCGAGCGGGACAATCTCGGAACAAACGGTACCAACTCCATGAGTGTTAGTCTACGTGGCAGCAACAGTAGCTTGAATTCTGTCTCTGGTGGGGTGATAA AACGAAGACAATCGTCCGGGCTGCGAAGTCCCGCGACCGCACAACCTCCAG CACGTGCTAAAAAGACACCGTCATCAGCATCCGCCACATCATCCTCCGCCAGCAACACGGCCACACCACAGCAACCTCCGACACCGGAGCGCAAGATCCGATCGAGGGCAGGAGTATCACAGTCACAGC CAACATCCAGAAGTACGTCACCTTCGAGCAAGCTGCGTGACATGTACAGCGGCGTAACGTCCATCTATCGACAAACGGGCACGGTGCCGAAAAAGGCTCAGTCCGGCATTCCGCGCTCGCTGGCAAACTCTCGCGAAACTAGCCCAACCAGATCGCATACACAGTTCGGTTCGCTTCGTCGCACTGCCTATGGTACTAGCAGCCCCCGACGTCCACCGCTGAACCCGGGCCGGCCAGTGCTGGCACAGAAAATCCTGCAGCAGAGCCGCGAGGCGGAGAATGCGCTGGCCGACGCACTGTCGCCCGGGGACGAACACGATATGCCTTGCAGTGACTTTGCCCGGTTGGCTCTGCACCGGAAGATCTCGCGCGATGAGTCCGATGAAAGTGAAGCCTCCTCGGTGTGCTCCGAGCGCAGCTATGACAGTTATCGACGGGGCAATGAT TCTTTCTCGTGGAACGGTTCGCGCACGCGGTTAGACAGCTCACGACAAGTGATCGACGATATCGATACGATCATCCAGTTCTGCGCCTCGTCGCACTGGTCCGAGCGTAAGGACGGGCTGATCAATTTGACGCAATACCTCAGCGAAGGCAAGATGctgacgcagcagcagctccagtgcGTGCTGGACCTGTTCCGCAAGATGTTCATGGATCCGCACATCAAGGTGTACGCCCTGTTCCTGGACACCGTCAACGAGCTGATTCTGTCGCATTCGAACGATCTGCAGGACTGGCTGTTTATCTTGTTGACCCGTCTGTTCAACAAGCTCGGCACCGACCTGCTCGGTTCGATGCATGGCAAGATCTGGAAAACGCTTCAGCTCATCTACGAGTACTTCCCTGCAGATCTGCAGCTCCAATGTGTCTTTCG AATATTAGTCGACAATGCGCAAACGCCGAACGTGAAGACACGCCAGGCGACGCTGAAATTTCTTTCCCAGTTGGCCACAAGCTACTGCACGGCTTCCCAGTTTGTCGTGCATCCGCAAAACCAGCAGGTGGTGAACCTCGCGATCCAGAAGATCATACAGACGTCGCTTGATCAGAAGAGCATCGAGCTAAAGTCGCAGGCGCGCATGTGCATCGTGGCACTTTACAATTGTAATCCTTCACAG ATGACTATGGCTTTAGCAAATCTTCCAAAACAGTACCAAGACACGGCGAAAATCTACATTCAACAGAACATGAGAAGAAGTACTTCAG GAAACGATAGTCCATCATCTCCACTGTCGTCTTCGAGCCCCAAACCATTGCTTAGTCCTCAGCAGGGGCCGTATAGTTTACAGAACATCGCTA gtcCTCGATCGCGACAGGCATCGGTTGAGGCAGCGGCGGAGTCGATGAACACAGAGGAAGTGTACAAGAACCTTCGCAAGACCACGGCCGAAATACAAAACTACAGCTTCGAGAGCAAGCTCGACCGTGATGCAAACAGTAAGGATTCTGGCATTAGCCAGATGGGCGAAACGCACATGATGCAATCGATGACAGTGCTGGACGGTGTCGGTGGCCACGGTGTGTACGGGCTGGCATCGAACGGCATGAACGGCCATATAGGGGGAGGACTAGGAGG GCTGGAAAAGGACGATTCATGCAACGGTTCCAAGACACAGTCAGCCACAACAACAGAGTCCAACACACCGGAAAACACCGTGCGGTTGGATGGCATGGATCTGGCCCACAAGACGAtagcacaacagcagcagatgcTTCAGCAGCAACGTCACCAAAGCTACAGCCGTGCCGAGAACGGTGAACTAATACTGGACA AGGGTGTGAAAGAGAACGATGTGATCAAGGCTGCGATCGTGCTGACACTCCAGTCGGCACCGGAGACCACGAAACAGGTGCTAGAGAACCTGCAAATCTGCATCAAGCATGGTTCCTGCGACCTACCCATCAAGAATTTTAA AGCAATCATGAAAATGTTGCTACATCTGATGGAATCGCAGAACAACGATGTGCTGATCGCATCGCTGCACACACTCGGCCGTATCGTACGCAGCACGGAGATGAAAGCTTGCTGGAGCAACTTCCTGGAGCTGattctattaaaaataatagacTGTTATAAAATTAGCAAAGAG GTGTCACGAGAGATTGACATAATAGTGGTGAAAATTGCGGGCATACTTCCGCTGGACATTTCCGTAAACATACTGAATCCGGTGATTGCGACCGGTGAATTTCCGGCGAATCTGTGCGCCCTTAAAATACTTACCGAGCTGACGCAAAAGCAGGGCAAGGATCTGACCGATAATCACCTAGATTGTATAATGCCAAATGTAGCTAGG CTCGCTGATGATAGTCAATCGATGGTACGGAAAGCGGCAGTGTTCTGTATCGTGAAGCTCTATATAGTGATGGGCGAAGAGAAAGTAAAACCAAAATTCTCCTTATTGAACGCGAGTAAGATAAG ATTACTAAATGTGTATATTGCAAAGTCGATGGGCagtggcagcagtagcagtagtaagGGTGGATCGTCGACGACAGCAATGTCATGA